From a region of the Odocoileus virginianus isolate 20LAN1187 ecotype Illinois chromosome 1, Ovbor_1.2, whole genome shotgun sequence genome:
- the LOC110143913 gene encoding small ubiquitin-related modifier 1 has protein sequence MSDQEAKPSTEDLGDKKEGEYIKVIGQDSSEIHFKVKMTTHLKKLKESYCQRQGVPMNSLRFLFEGQRIADNHTPKELGMEEEDVIEVYQEQTGGHSTV, from the coding sequence ATGTCTGACCAGGAAGCAAAACCTTCAACCGAGGACTTGGGGGATAAGAAGGAAGGAGAATATATTAAAGTCATTGGACAGGATAGCAGTGAGATTCACTTCAAAGTGAAAATGACGACACATCTCAAGAAACTCAAAGAATCATACTGTCAAAGACAGGGAGTTCCCATGAATTCACTCAGGTTTCTCTTTGAAGGTCAGAGAATTGCTGATAATCACACTCCAAAAGAACTGGGAATGGAGGAAGAAGATGTGATTGAAGTTTATCAGGAACAAACAGGGGGTCATTCAACGGTTtag